A single Musa acuminata AAA Group cultivar baxijiao chromosome BXJ2-1, Cavendish_Baxijiao_AAA, whole genome shotgun sequence DNA region contains:
- the LOC135599006 gene encoding phosphoenolpyruvate phosphatase-like: MGLCSSLLLLYMVLVCFVNDVLSGRTSSFTRSEWPSTDIPLDNEAFVVPDGYNAPQQVHITQGDYDGKAVIISWVTESEPGTSEVWYGAVEHEFEHKAEGKNTNYTFYNYKSGYIHHCLVDGLEYNTKYYYRIGTGATAREFWFQTPPEIDPDAPYIFGIIGDLGQTFNSLSTLEHYMQTGGQTVLFVGDLSYADRYEYNDGVRWDSWGRLIEKSAAYQPWIWTAGNHDIDFRPDLGEVSTFKPYMHRFATPYVASQSSSPLWYAVRRASAHIIVLSSYSPFVKYTPQWFWLRGELKQVNREKTPWLIVLMHVPMYNSNEAHYMEGEAMRAVFESWFVHYKVDIVFAGHVHAYERSYRVSNINYNITSGNRYPVPDKSAPVYITVGDGGNQEGLAERFSKLQPDYSAYREASYGHSTLELKNRTHALYHWNRNDDGKHVPTDHIIFHNQYWASNRRRRSLKKHRKFPGHASLIAKYEELFPVLA; encoded by the exons ATGGGTCTTTGCAGCTCGCTACTCTTGTTGTATATGGTCCTTGTATGCTTTGTGAACGATGTTCTTTCTGGGCGTACAAGTTCTTTCACGCGCTCTGAATGGCCGTCTACTGATATCCCTCTGGATAATGAAGCGTTTGTAGTTCCAGATGGTTATAATGCTCCGCAGCAG GTCCATATTACCCAAGGAGATTATGATGGAAAAGCTGTAATAATATCTTGGGTCACAGAATCTGAACCTGGCACTAGCGAAGTTTGGTATGGTGCAGTGGAGCATGAATTTGAGCATAAAGCTGAAGGGAAAAATACAAACTATACCTTTTACAATTATAAATCTGGATATATTCATCACTGCCTTGTTGATGGACTGGAG TACAACACAAAATATTATTATAGAATTGGAACAGGTGCCACTGCTCGAGAATTTTGGTTCCAAACACCTCCTGAGATTGATCCAGATGCTCCATACATATTTGGCATTATAG GTGATTTGGGGCAGACATTTAACTCACTTTCCACCCTGGAGCATTATATGCAAACTGGTGGACAGACTGTGTTGTTTGTTGGAGATCTCTCGTATGCTGATAGGTATGAATATAATGATGGTGTCCGCTGGGATTCATGGGGTCGACTTATAGAAAAGAGTGCTGCATATCAGCCATGGATTTGGACTGCTGGAAATCATGACATAGACTTCAGACCTGATCTG GGAGAAGTTTCCACTTTCAAACCTTATATGCACAGATTCGCAACACCTTATGTGGCTTCCCAAAGCAGTTCTCCACTTTGGTATGCAGTTAGGCGTGCATCTGCTCATATTATTGTGCTTTCGAGTTATTCACCATTTG TTAAATATACTCCTCAATGGTTTTGGCTGCGGGGAGAGCTGAAGCAAGTCAACAGAGAAAAAACACCATGGCTGATTGTTCTCATGCATGTTCCAATGTACAATAGTAATGAAGCACATTATATGGAGGGTGAGGCCATGCGGGCTGTTTTTGAAAGTTGGTTTGTACATTACAAGGTTGACATCGTCTTTGCTGGTCACGTGCATGCCTACGAGAGATCG TATCGTGTGTCCAATATCAACTACAACATCACCTCTGGTAACCGTTATCCTGTGCCTGACAAATCAGCACCTGTCTATATAACTGTTGGAGATGGAGGAAATCAGGAAGGTCTTGCTGAAAG GTTTTCGAAGCTGCAACCTGACTACTCTGCATATCGGGAGGCAAGTTATGGGCATTCGACATTGGAATTGAAGAATAGAACCCATGCCTTGTACCATTGGAACAGAAATGATGACGGAAAACATGTGCCAACAGACCACATCATATTCCACAACCAGTACTG GGCAAGCAACAGGAGGAGGAGAAGTCTAAAAAAGCACCGTAAGTTTCCAGGTCATGCCAGCCTCATTGCCAAATACGAAGAGCTATTCCCCGTTCTGGCCTga
- the LOC135599005 gene encoding synaptotagmin-5-like yields MGFVVGLLLGVVVGVGLVMVFVRSENARSKSRGQLAASVVAFARMTIEDSQKLLPAEFYPSWVVFSQCQKLKWLNLELTKIWPYVNEAASELIRNSVEPILEQYKPAILASLKFSKLTLGTVAPQFTGVSIIEEDKSGITMELELQWDGNPSIILDIRTRLGVALPVQVKNIGFTGVFRLIFKPLVQEFPCFGAVSYSLREKKKLDFTLKVVGGDISSLPGISNALEGTIRDAIEDSITWPVRKIISILPGDYSDLELKPVGILEVKLVQASDLTNKDVIGKSDPFAVLYIRPLQDRMKTSKTINNDLNPIWNEHFEFIVEDATTQNLTVKIYDDEGLQPPEFIGCAQVKLKDLQPGKVKDVWLKLVKDLEVQRDKKDRGQVHLELLYCPYGMENEFTNPFASQNLSMTSLEKILKGSRNATDAASIDRTATKRKKEVIVRGVLSVTVISAEDLPVMDVMGKADPFVVIRMKKTDTRNKTRVVNGSLNPIWNQTFDLVVEDGLHDMLILEVWDHDTFGKDYMGRCIMTLTRVIMEGEVRDRFPLEGTTSATLQLYLKWAPQPIYRDC; encoded by the exons ATGGGATTCGTCGTCGGCCTCCTCCTGGGAGTCGTCGTCGGCGTCGGGCTCGTCATGGTCTTCGTCCGCTCGGAGAACGCTCGATCCAAGAGCCGAGGACAGCTG GCTGCTTCTGTAGTGGCTTTCGCAAGAATGACAATTGAAGATTCACAGAAACTTctgccagctgaattttacccttCATGGGTTGTATTTTCCCAGTGTCAGAAG CTGAAATGGCTCAACCTTGAACTTACCAAGATTTGGCCTTATGTTAATGAG GCAGCATCCGAGCTGATAAGAAATTCTGTTGAGCCAATACTAGAACAATATAAACCAGCCATCTTAGCTTCTCTGAAGTTTTCGAAGCTTACTCTGGGTACCGTTGCTCCACAATTTACAG GTGTTTCAATCATCGAGGAAGATAAATCTGGGATTACAATGGAGTTGGAGTTGCAGTGGGATGGCAATCCAAGTATTATACTTGATATTCGAACTAGACTTGGTGTGGCACTTCCTGTACAG GTGAAAAACATTGGCTTTACAGGGGTATTCCGTTTGATTTTTAAACCATTGGTGCAAGAGTTTccttgttttggggctgtttcttATTCTTTAAGAGAGaag AAAAAGCTTGATTTTACACTCAAGGTGGTTGGTGGCGACATATCATCTCTTCCTGGTATTTCCAATGCACTTGAG GGAACAATTCGTGATGCTATTGAGGATTCAATAACATGGCCAGTAcgtaaaattatttccattttacCTGGAGATTACAG TGACCTAGAACTGAAACCTGTTGGTATACTGGAAGTAAAGCTTGTGCAAGCAAGTGATTTGACAAATAAGGATGTGATAGGGAAATCCGATCCCTTCGCTGTGTTATATATACGCCCATTGCAGGACAGAATGAAGACTAGCAAAACTATT AACAATGATTTAAATCCTATCTGGAATGAACACTTTGAGTTTATTGTCGAAGATGCAACCACTCAGAATTTGACAGTAAAGATATATGATGATGAAGGGTTACAACCTCCTGAATTTATTGGTTGTGCTCAAGTAAAGTTAAAGGATCTTCAGCCTGGAAAAGTTAAAGATGTGTGGTTGAAACTTGTCAAAGATTTGGAAGTGCAGAGAGACAAGAAGGATCGTGGCCAG GTGCACCTGGAGCTGCTATATTGTCCTTACGggatggagaatgagtttactaatcccTTTGCTAGTCAAAACTTGTCCATGACTTCTTTGGAGAAGATTCTTAAAGGTAGCAGAAATGCAACTGACGCTGCAAGCATAGACCGGACAGCAACTAAACGGAAAAAGGAGGTCATAGTAAGAGGAGTGCTTTCTGTGACAGTCATCTCTGCCGAGGACTTGCCTGTGATGGATGTTATGGGAAAGGCAGATCCCTTCGTGGTGATTCGCATGAAAAAAACCGATACAAGGAACAAAACAAGG GTAGTAAATGGAAGCTTGAATCCAATCTGGAATCAGACCTTTGACCTTGTTGTTGAAGATGGTCTGCACGATATGCTTATATTGGAAGTTTGGGACCATGATACATTTGGGAAG GACTATATGGGGCGATGCATCATGACGCTCACAAGGGTTATAATGGAAGGGGAGGTCAGAGACAGATTTCCTTTAGAAGGGACTACATCTGCAACGCTCCAACTGTATCTGAAGTGGGCGCCACAACCCATATATCGGGACTGTTGA
- the LOC135598222 gene encoding putative chloride channel-like protein CLC-g, translating to MATVAQVDEQELPPPRSSSSSEVMEQQRGNLREPLLEHSPIDLRRHAANTTSQVAIVGSNLCPIESLDYELIENDVLNQDWRSRGRAAILQYVFLKWTFCLFIGILAGAVGFFNNLAVENIAGRKFVTVSKFMLANKYWTAFWVFAGSNLALLTFATAITAFVSTAAGGSGIPEVKAYLNGVDAPDIFSLRTLVVKIVGTIAAVSSSLHVGKADPMVHIGACIGAMVGQGGSRKYRMTCRWLRYFKNDRDRRDLVTCGAAAGVAAALRAPVGGVLFALESLSSWY from the exons atggCGACCGTAGCCCAAGTTGACGAACAGGAATTGCCGCCACCGCGGTCGTCTTCGTCGTCCGAGGTGATGGAGCAGCAGAGAGGAAATCTAAGAGAGCCTCTTTTGGAGCACTCTCCCATCGATCTCCGACGCCACGCGGCCAACACCACCTCCCAAGTCGCCATCGTCGGCTCCAACCTATGCCCCATCGAGAGCCTCGACTACGA GTTGATCGAGAACGACGTCCTCAACCAGGATTGGAGGAGCCGAGGCCGGGCGGCCATATTGCAGTATGTGTTCCTCAAGTGGACTTTCTGCCTCTTCATCGGCATCCTCGCCGGCGCTGTTGGCTTCTTCAACAACCTTGCAGTGGAGAACATCGCGGGCCGCAAGTTTGTCACCGTCTCCAAATTCATGCTTGCCAATAA GTACTGGACTGCTTTCTGGGTGTTTGCCGGTTCAAATTTGGCCCTTTTGACGTTTGCGACGGCGATCACGGCTTTTGTTTCGACTGCCGCGGGCGGGTCGGGAATACCGGAGGTGAAGGCTTATCTGAATGGCGTTGACGCTCCTGACATCTTCTCGCTTCGCACCCTCGTTGTAAAG ATCGTCGGCACGATTGCTGCTGTATCATCTTCGCTCCACGTGGGCAAGGCTGATCCCATGGTGCACATTGGTGCATGCATCGGGGCTATGGTCGGACAAGGTGGATCTCGCAAGTATCGCATGACATGCAGATGGCTGCGTTACTTCAAGAACGACAGAGACAGGCGTGACCTTGTCACCTGTGGGGCTGCTGCCGGTGTTGCTGCCGCGTTGCGTGCACCGGTCGGTGGTGTTCTATTTGCCCTGGAGTCGCTGTCTTCATGGTACTAA
- the LOC135599007 gene encoding putative chloride channel-like protein CLC-g produces MVKVLHVCSPVNERGRAHRLLLAAAVSICISCCLFGLPWLAPCRPCSNKDCSTVAHPGGFKNFQCPPDHYNDLASLFFNTNDDTIRKLYGRGTNDDFQKSSIMVAFAASYVLGILSYGVVAAPFGFFVPIMLTGASYGRLVGMAMGSDTNLDHGLFAVLGSASFLGGTMRMTVSVCVIMLELTNDLLLLPLVMLVLLISKTVADAFNPNIYDLILRLKGLPYLDDHAEPYMRHLTVSDVVAGPLRTFNGVEKVGNVVHILKTTGHHAFPVIDEPPFSSSPVLYGLVLRAHLLSLLKKKRFLPTRSVAGLDAAGQFGADELGKRGSGKHDRVEDVEVSAEEMEMFVDLHPFTNSSPYTVVETMSLAKALILFREMGLRHLLIVPKSSSRAPVVGILTRHDFMAEHILGLHPFLRKSRWKRLRFQGATLRRLCRACLTWASS; encoded by the exons ATGGTGAAGGTTCTTCACGTATGCAGCCCTGTTAATGA GAGAGGCCGTGCCCACAGGTTGCTTCTGGCTGCTGCTGTCTCCATATGTATATCTTGTTGTCTGTTTGGGTTACCATGGTTGGCACCCTGCAGACCTTGCTCGAACAAGGACTGCTCCACGGTAGCTCATCCCGGTGGCTTCAAGAACTTCCAGTGCCCTCCCGACCATTACAACGATCTAGCCAGTCTATTCTTCAACACCAACGATGACACGATCCGGAAACTGTATGGCCGCGGCACGAATGACGACTTCCAGAAGTCCTCCATCATGGTCGCCTTTGCCGCCTCCTACGTTCTAGGCATCCTGAGCTACGGCGTCGTCGCCGCGCCCTTCGGTTTTTTCGTGCCGATTATGTTAACCGGTGCAAGCTACGGACGGCTCGTCGGGATGGCGATGGGCTCCGACACGAACCTCGACCATGGTCTCTTCGCCGTCCTCGGTTCGGCTTCCTTCCTCGGCGGAACGATGAGGATGACGGTGTCGGTATGCGTGATTATGCTGGAATTAACCAACGATCTCTTGTTGCTTCCCCTGGTGATGCTGGTTCTCCTGATATCAAAAACCGTGGCCGACGCCTTCAATCCCAACATCTACGACCTGATCCTGAGACTGAAGGGCCTTCCTTATCTCGACGACCATGCGGAACCATACATGAGGCATCTCACCGTTAGCGATGTGGTGGCAGGTCCTTTACGAACCTTTAATGGCGTGGAGAAGGTGGGTAACGTGGTCCACATACTGAAGACGACGGGGCACCACGCGTTCCCCGTGATAGATGAGCCGCCGTTCTCTTCTTCTCCGGTGCTGTACGGCCTGGTCCTCCGTGCACACCTGCTGAGTTTGTTGAAGAAGAAGCGGTTTCTGCCGACACGCAGCGTCGCAGGGTTGGATGCGGCGGGGCAATTCGGGGCTGATGAGTTGGGTAAGCGTGGATCGGGGAAGCACGACCGTGTCGAGGACGTAGAGGTAAGCGCAGAAGAGATGGAGATGTTCGTTGATTTGCATCCCTTCACAAACTCGTCGCCTTACACGGTGGTGGAGACGATGTCCCTGGCGAAGGCTCTCATACTTTTCCGGGAGATGGGACTGAGACACCTGTTGATCGTTCCCAAGTCATCTTCC AGAGCGCCGGTGGTCGGCATATTGACAAGGCATGACTTCATGGCCGAGCATATATTGGGATTGCATCCGTTCCTAAGAAAGAGCAGATGGAAGAGATTGCGATTTCAGGGAGCCACTTTGAGAAGACTTTGCAGGGCTTGTTTGACGTGGGCTTCCTCTTAG
- the LOC135599008 gene encoding 36.4 kDa proline-rich protein-like has translation MDSSKISAILITFMLFLSSVSPVVSAGTCPPTKHKPPKSKHHKPKTPTHKPPITIPPVVGKPPITVPPVIGKPPITVPPVIGKPPITVPPVIGKPPITVPPITVPPVIGKPPITEPPVVGVPPVVIPPTLPPRNTPCPPPPPPPAPPASPSCPVDTLKVGACVDLLGGLVHIGIGDPVVNRCCPLLQGLVEIEAAVCLCTSIKLKLLNINIYLPLALQLLLTCGKTPPPGYTCTI, from the coding sequence ATGGACTCCTCCAAGATCTCAGCCATCCTCATTACCTTCATGCTCTTCCTCTCCTCCGTTTCCCCCGTCGTTTCTGCTGGCACCTGTCCCCCCACCAAGCACAAGCCACCCAAGTCCAAGCACCATAAGCCGAAGACCCCCACTCACAAACCACCCATCACCATCCCGCCGGTCGTCGGCAAACCACCCATCACGGTCCCACCAGTCATCGGCAAACCCCCCATCACCGTCCCGCCGGTCATCGGTAAACCACCCATCACAGTCCCGCCGGTCATCGGCAAGCCACCTATAACGGTTCCACCCATCACCGTGCCACCAGTGATCGGAAAACCACCCATTACGGAGCCCCCAGTGGTCGGCGTGCCCCCCGTTGTCATCCCCCCGACACTCCCGCCCAGGAACACTCcctgccctcctcctcctccgcctccagcTCCACCAGCGTCGCCGAGTTGCCCCGTCGACACGCTTAAGGTCGGCGCGTGCGTTGATTTGCTGGGAGGGCTCGTGCACATCGGCATCGGCGATCCCGTGGTGAACCGGTGTTGTCCTTTGCTGCAAGGACTTGTCGAGATCGAGGCTGCAGTTTGTCTGTGCACCAGCATCAAGCTGAAGCTTCTCAATATCAACATCTACCTGCCGCTGGCACTGCAGTTGCTGCTTACTTGCGGGAAGACTCCACCGCCCGGTTACACATGCACCATCTAG